Proteins encoded by one window of Lathyrus oleraceus cultivar Zhongwan6 chromosome 1, CAAS_Psat_ZW6_1.0, whole genome shotgun sequence:
- the LOC127115557 gene encoding putative calcium-binding protein CML19, whose protein sequence is MVMDKVTQYLRVFNHFDENGDGKISPSELRERVEAIGGKMSSDEAEVAVELLDSDGDGLVGLDDFVRFVEGGKEEEKVKDLREAFKMYEMEGCGFITPKSLKRMLGILGECRSVDDCKVMIAKFDIDGDGMLSFDEFRVMML, encoded by the coding sequence ATGGTCATGGACAAAGTGACTCAATATTTACGTGTGTTCAACCACTTTGATGAAAATGGAGATGGAAAGATATCACCGTCGGAGTTACGGGAACGCGTGGAGGCGATCGGAGGCAAGATGTCCAGCGATGAGGCAGAAGTGGCGGTTGAGCTTCTCGACTCGGACGGGGATGGATTGGTAGGGTTGGATGATTTTGTGAGATTTGTAGAGGGAGGAAAGGAGGAAGAGAAAGTGAAGGATTTAAGAGAGGCTTTTAAGATGTATGAAATGGAAGGGTGTGGTTTTATTACACCAAAGAGTTTGAAGAGAATGCTTGGAATATTGGGTGAGTGTAGGAGTGTAGATGATTGTAAAGTTATGATTGCTAAATTTGACATTGATGGAGATGGAATGCTTAGTTTTGATGAATTTAGGGTAATGATGCTTTAA